The Tachyglossus aculeatus isolate mTacAcu1 unplaced genomic scaffold, mTacAcu1.pri scaffold_164_arrow_ctg1, whole genome shotgun sequence genome has a window encoding:
- the LOC119923250 gene encoding olfactory receptor 14A16-like, with protein MAPNYGRSETFQTLSNPTGFPKFPEDTPMSQEFQVSVIMDRGACGKMVAGYWFGGGLNGVIHTAVTFSLLFCDTHATRQFFCDIPSLVQISCSRRSIDELAILGFSMFLGLCCFVGIIVSYVRIFRAVLRMPASKGRAKAFSTCLPHLAILSLFIVNGVFIYFKPTSDSPLALDLLLSVFYNVVPPALNPLIYIAETS; from the exons ATGGCACCAAATTACGGTAGAAGCGAAACTTTTCAGACTCTGAgcaatccgactggcttccccaaatttccGGAAGATACTCCCATGTCACAGGAGTTTCAAGtttca gttatcatggaccgaggggcttGCGGGAAGATGGTGGCCGGCTACTGGTTCGGCGGGGGGCTGAACGGAGTCATCCACACCgccgtgactttctccctcctcttctgtgacacccaCGCCACccggcagttcttctgcgacatcccttccctcgTGCAGATCTCCTGTTCCAGGCGCTCCATCGACGAGCTAGCCATTCTGGGCTTCAGCATGTTCCTGGGCCTCTGCTGTTTCGTCggcatcatcgtctcgtacgtacgcatcttccgggccgtgctgaggatgccggcctccaagggccgggccaaggctttctccacctgtctgccccacctcgccatctTGTCTTTATTCATAGTGAACGGGGTCTTCATCTACTTCAAGCccacgtctgactcccccttggccctggacctgctgttgtccgtgtttTACAACGTGGTGCCCccagccctcaaccccctcatctaca TTGCTGAGAcctcgtag